One Oryzomonas sagensis DNA segment encodes these proteins:
- a CDS encoding cell envelope integrity protein TolA yields MGVSFSISAVIHLAVFLLLLWWGQLFPTTATVQETYYVDVVNLPVANPRAGSPTQKGNDAEAPPPPQTHEAPLSMPSPPQPSTKARTAPTGKAQKAEKAEKTDTASDTAFAEKMAKLESKAESQQQEAALERLRKKVKTSGSGRAGMPAGSGSEAGSDYTAYVQSRLKDAFYQTISYTSKNPEVVVHLYIDADGKVTRQKIEKSSGDRTFELSVLRAVEKAGDKLVPPPNHKVFEGTFVFKPKGISRNKL; encoded by the coding sequence ATGGGCGTTAGCTTCAGTATTTCCGCCGTCATTCATCTGGCGGTTTTTTTGTTGCTGCTGTGGTGGGGGCAGCTTTTCCCGACCACGGCAACCGTTCAGGAAACCTATTATGTCGATGTGGTCAACCTGCCGGTAGCCAACCCCCGGGCCGGCAGTCCGACCCAGAAGGGGAACGATGCCGAAGCCCCGCCTCCGCCCCAAACCCACGAAGCCCCGTTGAGCATGCCGTCCCCCCCGCAACCGAGCACCAAGGCGCGCACCGCACCGACCGGAAAAGCCCAAAAGGCCGAGAAAGCCGAAAAGACGGACACCGCCAGCGATACGGCCTTTGCCGAAAAGATGGCGAAGCTTGAGAGCAAGGCCGAGTCCCAGCAACAGGAGGCCGCCCTGGAGCGGCTCCGCAAAAAAGTCAAGACGTCCGGGAGCGGCAGGGCCGGGATGCCGGCCGGCAGCGGCAGCGAGGCCGGCAGCGACTACACGGCATACGTCCAGTCGCGCCTGAAGGACGCCTTCTATCAGACCATCTCCTATACCAGCAAAAATCCCGAGGTCGTTGTCCACTTATATATCGACGCCGACGGCAAGGTGACCCGTCAGAAGATCGAAAAGAGCAGCGGCGACCGGACGTTTGAACTGTCGGTGCTGCGGGCGGTGGAAAAGGCCGGCGATAAACTCGTTCCGCCTCCCAACCACAAGGTCTTCGAGGGGACGTTTGTCTTCAAGCCCAAAGGCATTTCCCGCAACAAGCTGTAA